The genomic segment CTATAAAATTTCCGTCTTCTACCTTGATTTCCAGCATTGGATCTTAATCTTCCCCGAATTGGATTTTAGCATCTTCGTATCCGCGGCTGATCAGATAGTCCGCTTGTACTTGAGAAAAATTTAATATACTTCCGAAACCGAGAGAGGTTCTCGGTCCGATCACTCTGATCTTATAATCCGTTTTTTCAGGTTCGGAGAAAGATAATAATGATTTAGTGAACCCCTTCTTCTTATTATCCTTTTGTTTTTTTTGGTATTGTAGATTTGCCATGATTGTTTGGAAAGATCCGATCAAAGAAAGTTCGAATACCCTTTCGAGTCCGTCTCTTCTATTCCTTGGAAGTCCCATATTCACTCCTCCCACAGGAGACAACAATACTACTACTATCTCTTTTGCGCCTCTTTCTACCGCAGGGAGGATCGGAACGTTTGCCATCACTCCCCCATCCCAATGAGGTTTTCCATCCACATACTGCCAAGGGAAGATCAGAGGTATGGCGGAAGAAGCCATCACATGTTCTATATCTATATCCTTATTCCCAAAAAAGACCAACTCTGCAGTCAGTATATTAACCGCGGTAATGATGATCTCCATCGGATTTTTTCGCATATTACGAAAATCTAATTGAGAATAGAGTAGATACTTTAAAGGAGTTGTGTCTGCAAGCGGAGAAAATCTACGAAAGATCAGATCCAGAAAATCATTCCAGATGG from the Leptospira hartskeerlii genome contains:
- a CDS encoding patatin-like phospholipase family protein produces the protein MKRALVLSGGGARGAYHAGVLKYLEEIGFKPDVVCGTSVGAITASALGCGMDAAKIVDLWKSIEIQKVMKYSIWNDFLDLIFRRFSPLADTTPLKYLLYSQLDFRNMRKNPMEIIITAVNILTAELVFFGNKDIDIEHVMASSAIPLIFPWQYVDGKPHWDGGVMANVPILPAVERGAKEIVVVLLSPVGGVNMGLPRNRRDGLERVFELSLIGSFQTIMANLQYQKKQKDNKKKGFTKSLLSFSEPEKTDYKIRVIGPRTSLGFGSILNFSQVQADYLISRGYEDAKIQFGED